The genomic window TAGACGTGTAGGCCACCTTTGCTACTACAAGCTCGTCCTCATCTGATTCATCCAGTTGCATAATTGAAACGTTGCAGGTCAAGTTGATTTCCTCAGATTCATCTTCAGCTGATTCATCCAACTGCATGAATGAGGCGTTGCAGATCAGATTGATTTCCTCAGATTCATCTACAGCTCTGTTGTATTTCTCTTCATCATACTCCTGTGACTTGCTGTACAAATCCAGTTTCTTAACCCATACTTTGCCAAACTTTGAAGGCTCTATAAAGCATTTTCGAGCTTGCCAGAGTTGTTTGACCTTGTCTTTGTACTTGTAACAGAAGCTCCTTGTGTGTCCAGTCTTTCCACAATGATAACAGTCAAACACCCTTCGACCTCGTCTAGACTTGGTCCACACCTTTCTGTAACTAGTCTTCTGATGCGACACCGAAGCTTTGGGAATTATTTTTTGCTTGATCGGTTTCTGCTCTTGGTTGATTGTGTTCAGCAGAGCTGACTTGAGTTtactttcttcctcttcatgaTATGTTGTACTCTTTACAAAGTTCATGATCTTAGGTCTATCAAGAGGCGTCTTGGACACAAAAGGCTGATAACCTAATCCTCTGTGATCAGACCCAACTATTCCCATAGACAGAATTTCATCAAGATTCTTACCCCCATTGttcaacattttgattttcttgtgaTTCTCACTCAGTTCTCTTTCCAGCAAAAgagatttctccttttcttgaCTCAGACTCTCCTGGAGACaattcatctttctttctattatcTGTTTCTCAGGCAATGGAAGCTTTTCACCAAGAGCTTCTTCCTTAATTTCTTCCTCAAAGAGATCCAATTTTGCTGACAGCTGCAGACTCTCCTTTGTAAGTCTCAGCTTGTCCTTGCTTAATAGTAACCAGCTATCATACAAGATGCGATAGCTTTCACTTGTAATTTGTGTCTCATCACTGTCTGACTCAGAATCCTCACTGCTTGATTCATTGTCGCCCTTCGCACTGAAAGCAACAAAGTTCAGCATACCACCTGTCTCATCTTCACTGTCTAATTCAGAGTCACTGAAGCTCAGAAAGGATTTTTCTTTGCCTTTCTGAATGCTTGGACACTCAGCTTTGATATGACCAATACCATCACACTCATAACACTTTATATCCTTGCGTTTGGTGATAGgacattttaattttgtgtgtcCCATACCACCACACTCATGGCATTTCACATCACGCCTTTTACCAGAAGTCTCGTTCTTCACAGGCCTGCTGCCTgacttttcttcatcacttctGTTCCAACGATTGGGTTCCCTTGCATCACGACTGTCTCTGGTTTTGCCGCTTTCAACACGCTTCAGAGCTTTCCAAAATTTCTAGCCATAAGGGATAGATCATCTCTGATTTCCTACAGCGGATCAggaactttttctttatcagcCTTAAACGCTATCCCTTTGTTCTGATTTCGTTGATCTTCAGCAGCTTCCATTTCTTCAGACTTCAAAATTCCAACTAGTGCTTCATATTTGAGAGTATCTGTATTTCCTGAAACTCTCATGATAGCTTTGTGTGCAGCATACTTCTGTGGTAGGCACCTGAGAAGTTTCTTCACTAACTTCTTTTCCTTGTAGGTTTTTCCCAGAGTTTTAGCTTCATTAGCAATCTTACTCAGTTTAGCACTGAATTCAATAACTGTTTTTGAGGGGTCCATCCTGATGTTCTCAAAATCTGTAGCTAGCTGATCCAATCTGGTTCGTTTTACACTAACATCTCCTTCATTCAGCTTCTGCAAGGTGTCCCACATCTGCTTAGCTGATTCACACCCTGAGACAAGATTGTATTCGTTGTCATCCAGACAACAGTAGATAGCATTCATTGCTCTTGCATTAAACTTAGAcagattcttctcttcatcagtCCAATTTGCCTTTGGTTTCAACACCTTGAGACCTGCTTCAGTTACGCTGAAAGGAGGTTCCCAGCCATCTTCTACAGTAGTCCAGGCATCTTCTCCTTGTCCTCTGATTAGCTGTATCATCTGTGTTTTCTAGTAACCATACCCTATGTGATCGAGAGGTACATGCCGCATGAGTTCAGACTTCGACATCCTTAATCCGCAGGATCTCAACCTGTATTGAGTGTTTACTCAGGTCGGTTTcctgctctgataccaaatgaGAATAATAGAGATATCGATAGGTTGAAAAgaacttcttttctttattagaaATCACTTAAACAATCTTACAGATCTGTTTCATCAGCTTTACACAGGTTAACACAACCTATCACTGACCAATTCCTAATCTACCCAACTCACCAACACAGCAACAGCTATGTATCCCTCTTTGTTCACTCACCAAGAACCCTAATAGCCTACGACTTAGAACTTGAGATTCACAAAGACGTGAGATCAGACGGCTACCTAAACCTAAAGCTTAGACTCCGATTATATAGGTAATGACACACACGTCATTAACCTATTTCTTAATTCAAAGATATCTTCAAATATTCTTTCCTTGATTTGCTTATATCTTGAATGACTTGTATATCACGTTCTGGAAACTCCAGCAACCAATCATAGCTCGCCACGTCATCACCATTTGAGTCTCGCAGCTCCTTGCTTACAGCTGCTCCATGCTTACAGCAACTCCATGCTTACAGCTCCCTGATGTCTATCAGCTCCCTGATATCCATATATCTTCAGGTGGAACTTGGTGAAGGAGTGGAGCGCAGAGAGGATATGGGAGGTGGGGGTGGGGGTGGAGGCGGACGAGACAAAATCCTAAGTGGCTTCAGTCGTGGCAATGGTAATGACGTCACTGCTGCTTCTACTGAAGGAGGGCCATTTGAATGAACAGGTGTGGGAGACTGTGGACATTGTGGAGAAGATTTTTGGGTTGCGATGGTGTCATCGGATGCAATGTTGGTAGAAATGAAATTGAAGGTGAGGCTGGTGATGATGAAGTAGACTCTTCACCTTTACATGTGCCATGATCATTTAATATTGAAGTGATCCCAAGGGTAGAGGGGGAGCTGTGAAATCTCGATATTGAAGCGGGTGATCCTTGTGTGGGGCTACGATTTGGAAGTGGTGATGTTACTGGACTTTGGACCATTCGAGGTGAAAATATCTTTGAGTGAACATTTCTTTGGACTGAAAATCGAAGTCCACGCGATTCGTCAACCTTCTTAAGGATTGAATTCGGATCTGCATAAGATTTATGAGATGACATtgtatctttctctttccattCAGGAGAGGATGTATCCGGACTTGAAACAATATTTTCCGCTATCATCAACTTGGTTTTCTCCTTAACTTTCTCAAGTGTCGATTCCAATAGGCTACGTGAGTCAGGGCTTCGAGGAGAACCTGAATCCAAGCTTTCTTGAAGTATATTTGTTGCTGTTATTTGGTTGAATACAGTCACAGCAACATCAGAATTTGGATCCAACCATTCAGCTTCACTAAAAATCTCTTGAACCTTAGCAAATGCTTCCATAGGTAAAACATCTTTTTCCTCCATATGTGGCAGATCAACAGAGGCAAGCTTTTTACCAGCACCCTGTTGAAagttaaacttgattttgaatcaagtttaattattggataatttatccaataattaattatggtCAAATCCAATTTCTAGAGTTTTCTCTAGAAATATCATCATTTCCACCTCCTTAAAAGATTCTAGAAATTTTCTAGAATCATCTTCCACCtccttaaacataaaaatctagatactctaatagaataatctagataatttgaataatgtaATCTAGATCTTATGTAAGAACTCTCTAGACTtaggattaaaatattttagatattttgtagtttggaGGCTATAAATACCTCCTCCCCCTCTCAAATGTTGTAAGGTTGTGAAGTTGTCTTCAAGTTTAAAGCAAAGTAATAAAAGTTCTATTTCCtaaaaaactctctcaaaacaCTTTAACACTTTCTCCATTACctctaaaagaattttactCTAACaaagtggtatcagagcttgaAGATCCTAAAGATGGCGAGTAACAATGTTCCCTTCCATGTCCCAGTGCTCACAAAGAGCAACTATGATAATTGGAGTCTACGAATGAAGGCTATCCTAGGAGCACATGACGTGTGGGAGATAGTCGAGAAAGGTTTCATTGAACCGGAGAATGAAGGTAGTctttctcaaactcaaaagGATGGTTTGAGAGactcaagaaagagagacaagaaagCTCTCTGTCTAATCTATCAAGGATTAGATGAAGATACGTTCGAGAAGGTCGTTGAAGATATGTCGGCCAAAGAAGCATGGGAGAAGCTTCAAACCTCTTACAAAGGTGCCGATCAAGTCAAGAAAGTACGTCTTCAAACTCTAAGAGGAGAATTTGAAGCACTACAAATGAAGGAAGGTGAACTCGTCTCCGATTACTTCTCAAGAGTGTTGACGGTTACTAATAACCTTAAAAGAAATGGAGAGAAGCTAGATGATGTGAGAATCATGGAGAAAGTTCTTAGATCATTGGATCCAAAATTTGAGCATATTGTCACCGtcattgaagaaacaaaagatttagaaGCTATGACAATAGAGCAACTTCTTGGGTCATTACAAGcttatgaagaaaagaagaagaagaaagaagatatcGTCgaattacaaaagaagaaaacggcCAAAGTTACCAAAGAAGAGGTGGTGGTCAAGTACGAGGACGAGGTCGTGGTGGATATGGAAATGGACGTGGTTGGAGGCCACATGAAGACAACACAAACCAAAGAGGTGAAAACTCATCAAGAGGTCGTGGGAAAGGACACCCAAAATCAAGATACGATAAATCAAGTGTCAAATGCTACAACTGTGGGAAGTTTGGACATTATGCTTCTGAATGTAAAGCTCATAGCAACAAAAAAGTTGAGGAGAAGGCCAACTACgttgaagaaaatattcaagaagaagacatgttATTAATGGCTAGTTACAAGaaagatgaacaagaaaagaatcataagTGGTACCTCGATAGTGGTGCAAGTAATCACATGTGCGGGAAAAAAGTATGTTTGCGGAGCTTGATGAATCGGTGAGAGGAAATGTGGCTTTAGGAGATGAATCGAAGATGGAGGTAAAAGGTAAAGGAAATATTCTCATCCAATTGAAGAACGGAGATCATCAATTTATTTCCAACGTTTACTATATTCCGAGCATGAAGATAAACATCTTGAGCCTTGGACAACTCTTAGAGAAAGGTTATGATATTagattaaaagataataacCTTTCAATAAGAGACCAAGAAAGCAATCACATTACCAATGTGCCAATGTCGAAAAATAGAATGTTTGTCCTCAACATTCGAAATGACATTGCACAATGTCTCAAGATGTGTTACAAAGAGGAGTCTTGGCTATGGCATCTTCGATTCGGACATCTAAATTTTGGAGGATTGGAGTTCCTTTCAAGGAAGGAAATGGTGAGAGGGCTACCTTGTATAAATCATCCAAATCAAGTGTGTGAAGGATGTCTACTTGGAAAGCAATTCAAAATGAGCTTTCCAAAGGAGTCAAGTTCAAGAGCACAAAAACCGTTGGAGCTAATGCACACCGATGTGTGTGGTCCGATCAAGCCGAAATCACTTGGTAAAAGTAATTACTTCCTTCtctttattgatgatttttcaagaaaaacacGGGTAtactttttgaaagaaaaatccgAGGTGTTcgaaattttttcaaaaagtttaaagCCCATGTTGAGAAGGAGAGTGGTCTTGTGATCAAAACAATGAGATCCGACCGTGGAGGAGAATTTACATCCAAGGAGTTTTTTTAAGTATTGTGAAGACAACGGCATTCGAAGACAATTAACGGTGCCAAGATCCCCTCAACAAAATGGTGTAGCGGAAAGAAAGAATAGAACAATTCTTGAGATGGCAAGGAGCATGCTCAAAAGTAAGAGACTACCAAAAGAGTTGTGGGCGGAAGCGGTAGCGTGTGCGGTTTATCTATTAAACCGATCTCCAACAAAAAGTGTCTCCGGAAAAACACCACAAGAAGCTTGGAGCGGAAGAAAGCTTGGTGTTTCTCATTTAAGAGACTTTGGAAGTATTACTCATGCTCATGTACCGGATGAGAAGCGGAGCAAACTAGATGACAAAAGTGAGAAGTATATCTTCATTGGTTATGATAACAACTCCAAAGGCTACAAGCTCTATAATCCCGATACGAAGTAGACAATTATTAGTCGAAATATAGTGTtcgatgaagaaggagaatgggTTTGGAActcaaatgaagaagattataaCTTCTTTCCAcattttgaagaagatgagccGGAGCCAACAAGAGAGGAGCCACCAAGTGAAGAGCCTACTACACCACCAACTTCAccaacaagttctcaaatagaagaaagttCGAGTGAAAGGACTCCACGTTTTAGAAATATACAAGAGCTCTATTTGGTAAcctaaaatcaagaaaaccttaccttattttgtttatttgcgGAGTGCGAACCCATGGATTTCCAAGAAGCCATTGAAAAGAAGACTTGGAGAAATGCCATGGATGAAGAGatcaaatcaatacaaaagaatGACACATGGGAGTTAACTTCACTTCCAAATGGGCACAAGGCAATTGGCGTGAAGTGGGTGtataaagcaaagaaaaactctAAAGGAGAAGTGGAAAGATACAAAGCAAGATTGGTTGCAAAAGGTTATAGTCAAAGAGCCGGAATTGACTATGACGAGGTATTTGCTCCCGTTGCTCGTCTAGAAACGGTTAGACTAATCATTTCACTAGCGGCTCAAAACAAGTGGACGATACATCAAATGGATGTCAAGTCGGCCTTCTTAAATGGAGATCTTGAAGACGAAGTTTACATTGAGCAACCACATGGCTACATAGTCaaaggtgaagaagacaaagtcTTGAGGCTAAAAAA from Arabidopsis thaliana chromosome 3, partial sequence includes these protein-coding regions:
- a CDS encoding actin-binding FH2 (formin-like) protein (BEST Arabidopsis thaliana protein match is: Actin-binding FH2 (Formin Homology) protein (TAIR:AT2G25050.2); Has 30201 Blast hits to 17322 proteins in 780 species: Archae - 12; Bacteria - 1396; Metazoa - 17338; Fungi - 3422; Plants - 5037; Viruses - 0; Other Eukaryotes - 2996 (source: NCBI BLink).) — protein: MEEKDVLPMEAFAKVQEIFSEAEWLDPNSDVAVTVFNQITATNILQESLDSGSPRSPDSRSLLESTLEKVKEKTKLMIAENIVSSPDTSSPEWKEKDTMSSHKSYADPNSILKKVDESRGLRFSVQRNVHSKIFSPRMVQSPVTSPLPNRSPTQGSPASISRFHSSPSTLGITSILNDHGTCKGEESTSSSPASPSISFLPTLHPMTPSQPKNLLHNVHSLPHLFIQMALLQ